From one Chryseobacterium sp. 3008163 genomic stretch:
- a CDS encoding endonuclease V: MIYAFDTYYYEDFAKTVCIAFEDWNSEQENEIFNEKTMITAEYESGAFYKRELPCILSLLEKIQLKPNDIIIVDGYVTLNDEGKIGLGGYLFEALNRKFPVVGIAKNGFSSPDSKRREVFRGESKTPLFLTSIGIDVDEVQKKVEKMHGNFRFPTLLKKLDQLTREE; encoded by the coding sequence ATGATTTACGCGTTTGACACTTATTATTACGAAGACTTTGCAAAGACTGTCTGTATAGCTTTTGAAGATTGGAATTCAGAACAAGAGAACGAAATTTTTAATGAAAAAACAATGATTACTGCAGAGTACGAAAGCGGTGCGTTTTACAAAAGAGAGCTTCCTTGCATTCTAAGTTTGCTAGAAAAGATTCAATTAAAACCTAATGACATCATCATTGTCGATGGTTATGTTACTTTGAATGATGAAGGGAAAATTGGTTTGGGTGGTTATCTTTTTGAGGCCCTAAACAGGAAATTTCCTGTCGTTGGAATTGCCAAAAACGGATTTTCTTCTCCCGATTCAAAGCGGAGGGAAGTTTTCCGAGGAGAAAGCAAGACGCCCTTGTTTCTAACCTCAATAGGAATCGACGTTGATGAAGTACAAAAAAAGGTTGAGAAAATGCATGGTAATTTTAGATTTCCGACCTTATTAAAAAAACTTGACCAACTGACGAGAGAAGAATAA
- a CDS encoding GNAT family N-acetyltransferase, which produces MIIREANIEDIPQIQIVRNAVKENTLSDPNLVTNQDCEEFLTIRGKGWVCEIDHLIVGFSIVDLKENNIWALFLHPDFENKGIGRKLHNVMLDWYFSKTSETVWLGTSPKTRAEIFYRKSGWQEKGMHGKEIKFEMTSDNWKNKMKQNIKSIRPFIGSKNFEESRAFYRDLGFEEMVLENNFSVFKKQEIAFYLQDYYAKEWIENTMIFVEVENIDEFYTELALLNLPTKYASSKLSPIRTMDWGKECFLHDPAGILWHFGEFFNKD; this is translated from the coding sequence ATGATTATACGAGAAGCCAATATCGAAGATATTCCACAGATACAGATTGTAAGAAATGCTGTGAAAGAAAACACATTGTCTGATCCCAATTTGGTTACTAATCAGGATTGCGAAGAATTTCTGACAATAAGAGGCAAAGGCTGGGTTTGCGAAATTGATCATTTGATTGTAGGGTTTTCAATTGTAGATTTAAAAGAAAATAATATCTGGGCATTATTTCTTCATCCCGATTTTGAAAATAAGGGAATTGGCAGGAAATTACACAATGTAATGCTCGATTGGTATTTCTCTAAAACAAGTGAAACCGTTTGGCTGGGTACATCACCCAAAACGAGAGCAGAAATCTTTTACAGAAAATCTGGCTGGCAAGAAAAGGGAATGCACGGCAAGGAAATTAAATTTGAAATGACTTCTGATAACTGGAAAAATAAAATGAAACAAAATATAAAATCAATCCGGCCTTTTATAGGATCTAAAAATTTTGAAGAAAGTAGAGCTTTTTACAGAGATTTGGGCTTTGAAGAAATGGTTCTCGAAAACAACTTTTCGGTATTTAAAAAACAGGAAATCGCTTTTTATCTTCAGGATTATTACGCAAAAGAGTGGATAGAAAACACGATGATTTTCGTAGAAGTTGAAAATATCGATGAGTTTTACACTGAACTTGCATTGCTCAATTTACCCACAAAATATGCAAGCTCAAAGCTCTCTCCAATTCGAACAATGGATTGGGGAAAAGAGTGTTTTCTCCATGATCCCGCAGGTATTTTATGGCATTTTGGAGAGTTTTTCAATAAAGATTAA